The Deltaproteobacteria bacterium genomic interval AGGCAAACGATTTTCTTCGCCGTCTGATCGCGGAGATTTCGGACGGATCAACCGCGGTAAACCTCGGTTTTCTGGGGCCCGGCTCTCCTTCCATTCCGGAAGCCCTGGAGCTCCAGATTAAAAAAGGGGCAAAATCAATCCGCGTCATCCCCCTTTTTCTCATTCCGGGCAAACATCTGGTTCACGATATTTCAGCAATCATCGA includes:
- a CDS encoding CbiX/SirB N-terminal domain-containing protein translates to MQCVVTFIAHGSPKQEANDFLRRLIAEISDGSTAVNLGFLGPGSPSIPEALELQIKKGAKSIRVIPLFLIPGKHLVHDISAIIEGIKTRYPSVEIKREEFVGNLPEFKHLLKSLIEGA